A genomic window from Rhizobium lentis includes:
- a CDS encoding E22 family MetX-like putative esterase, translated as MRLKILITIAMMAGHALAYEPLVEKREFTLKNFVTRGGKTVPEMRLGYETYGTLNKARDNAILIPHFFSGSSHAAGKYKEEDVSAGYWDAIIGSGKPIDTDKYFVVSVDTPVNLGANDPNVITTGPATTNPKTGKPWGMDFPIMTIGDFVDTQKGLMEQLGIGKWHAVMGASMGGLQSYEWAARYPDKLERVIPVISSGWADANLIAWLDVWASPIKLDPNWNGGDYYTGQAPKAGLAQAMKTLTLQANSAEWTDGTFGRDWAREGADPGQSWANDYEVVTKLNEAGAARVAQLDANHFLYLVRANQLFVAGHPKDSLYKGLLDIEVPVMLIYTDEDLIFPGNAVRETGTIIKSDGTPVEFVELEGTRGHMDGVLSIAQAGERIRAFLEVK; from the coding sequence ATGCGTCTGAAAATACTCATCACTATTGCCATGATGGCCGGCCATGCATTGGCGTACGAGCCATTGGTTGAGAAGCGGGAATTTACCCTGAAAAACTTCGTGACACGTGGAGGCAAGACGGTTCCCGAAATGCGGTTGGGATATGAAACCTATGGCACGCTGAACAAAGCCAGAGATAATGCCATCCTGATTCCGCATTTTTTCAGCGGAAGCAGTCACGCGGCGGGGAAATATAAGGAGGAGGATGTAAGCGCCGGCTATTGGGATGCAATCATCGGATCGGGCAAGCCCATCGATACAGACAAATACTTTGTCGTGTCGGTCGACACACCGGTCAATCTCGGTGCCAACGATCCGAACGTCATCACCACCGGCCCGGCGACGACCAATCCCAAAACAGGAAAGCCTTGGGGTATGGATTTCCCGATCATGACGATCGGCGATTTCGTTGATACGCAGAAAGGGCTGATGGAGCAACTGGGGATTGGGAAATGGCATGCTGTCATGGGCGCCTCCATGGGAGGGCTGCAAAGCTATGAATGGGCAGCACGCTATCCCGACAAGTTGGAGCGGGTGATTCCAGTCATTTCCTCTGGTTGGGCAGACGCGAATCTTATCGCGTGGCTGGACGTATGGGCGTCGCCGATCAAACTGGATCCAAACTGGAACGGTGGAGATTATTACACCGGCCAGGCGCCAAAAGCGGGGCTGGCTCAAGCCATGAAGACTTTAACACTGCAGGCAAATTCGGCAGAATGGACCGACGGCACATTTGGGCGTGACTGGGCCAGAGAAGGTGCGGATCCCGGGCAGAGTTGGGCGAATGACTATGAGGTTGTCACGAAGCTGAACGAGGCGGGCGCAGCAAGGGTAGCCCAGTTAGATGCGAACCATTTCCTTTATCTGGTGCGCGCCAATCAATTGTTCGTCGCTGGACATCCCAAAGACAGCCTGTACAAAGGGCTCCTGGATATCGAGGTGCCCGTGATGCTGATCTATACCGATGAAGACCTGATTTTTCCTGGAAATGCAGTGCGAGAGACAGGAACGATTATCAAATCCGACGGTACGCCAGTCGAATTCGTCGAATTGGAAGGCACGCGAGGGCACATGGATGGCGTGTTGAGCATTGCTCAGGCAGGAGAGCGAATTCGAGCATTTCTTGAGGTCAAGTAG
- a CDS encoding poly(R)-hydroxyalkanoic acid synthase subunit PhaE, with product MANKELISNLRSKDFLAAQRDLLRAALDLRTRQQQMTDSAKLFGVPSQRDFDELTRQITELRRELRASGHSAMRPKVQAASPHNQERDEP from the coding sequence ATTGCGAACAAGGAACTGATCAGCAACCTGCGCTCTAAGGATTTCCTCGCCGCGCAGCGCGATTTGCTGCGCGCCGCGCTGGACCTGCGCACCCGCCAGCAGCAAATGACCGACAGCGCCAAGCTGTTCGGCGTTCCGAGCCAGCGGGATTTCGACGAGCTGACGCGCCAGATCACGGAACTGAGGCGGGAGCTGCGCGCCTCAGGGCACAGCGCGATGCGGCCGAAGGTGCAGGCGGCGTCGCCACACAACCAGGAAAGGGATGAGCCATGA
- a CDS encoding IS4 family transposase — translation MADNDGHWSKQEIDAGSFKDARLGRRCTELLRQLGEHMGGSIPFACQDWANTKAAYRFFSNPNVEEGDILHGHFAATAQRYDASNGPILVLQDTTEFTYQRRNPHAVGFTLNSGRDKQERLRHHTVCGILMHSSLAVTLDGLPLGLAAVKFWSRDKFKGTAQLKRKINPTRVPIETKESIRWLENLCQSVALLGQPDRCIHVGDRESDIYELYCLTKELGTHFVVRTVVDRLAGNGDHTISAEMRDVETVGRHLIEVRADTDEVTKVHLDIRFKRIRVLPPIGKKKRYPALDLTVIHAVEPNPPAGRKRIEWKILTDLEVHSCEEAVEKIKWYAMRWKIEVFHKILKSGCRAEDARLRTADRLANLVAVFCIMSWRVLWLTMLARTAPETPPTAALTEREIEILDQMVSNAGNRQATPGSLNFYLTKLARLGGYLARTSDPPPGNTVVWRGLSRLTDVRLGTEMAATLRCG, via the coding sequence ATGGCTGATAATGACGGCCATTGGAGCAAGCAGGAAATAGACGCGGGGTCTTTCAAGGATGCTCGCCTTGGCCGACGCTGCACAGAACTTTTACGACAGCTTGGAGAGCATATGGGCGGCTCCATTCCTTTCGCCTGCCAGGACTGGGCCAACACAAAAGCCGCGTATCGGTTTTTCTCCAACCCGAATGTTGAGGAAGGCGATATCCTTCACGGCCATTTCGCCGCGACCGCTCAACGCTACGATGCTTCCAATGGTCCGATCTTGGTGCTGCAGGACACGACCGAGTTTACCTATCAGCGCCGTAATCCGCATGCCGTTGGCTTTACGCTCAACAGTGGCCGTGACAAACAGGAGCGGCTGCGCCACCATACGGTCTGCGGGATATTGATGCATTCGAGCCTTGCGGTGACCTTGGATGGGCTACCCTTAGGGTTGGCAGCCGTCAAGTTCTGGAGCCGCGACAAGTTCAAGGGTACGGCTCAGCTCAAACGCAAGATCAATCCGACACGTGTTCCGATCGAAACCAAGGAAAGCATCCGTTGGCTTGAAAATCTGTGCCAATCCGTCGCGCTTCTCGGTCAGCCAGACCGATGCATTCATGTAGGCGATCGCGAAAGTGATATCTACGAACTCTACTGCCTGACCAAGGAGCTTGGCACGCACTTCGTCGTGCGCACCGTCGTCGACCGGCTGGCTGGCAACGGGGATCACACGATATCGGCTGAAATGCGCGATGTTGAAACTGTCGGCCGGCATCTCATCGAAGTTCGCGCCGACACCGATGAGGTCACCAAAGTCCACCTGGACATCCGATTCAAACGGATCCGGGTGCTGCCGCCCATCGGCAAGAAGAAGCGATACCCTGCTTTGGACCTTACCGTCATCCACGCGGTAGAGCCCAACCCTCCGGCCGGCCGCAAGCGCATCGAGTGGAAGATATTGACGGATCTTGAGGTGCATAGCTGCGAGGAGGCAGTCGAAAAAATCAAATGGTACGCGATGCGCTGGAAGATTGAGGTCTTCCATAAGATCCTCAAGTCCGGTTGCCGGGCTGAAGATGCAAGACTACGAACGGCCGATCGACTGGCAAACCTCGTCGCCGTGTTTTGCATCATGAGCTGGAGAGTGCTCTGGTTGACAATGCTCGCGCGCACAGCGCCCGAAACACCGCCAACCGCGGCCCTCACCGAACGGGAAATTGAAATCCTCGATCAAATGGTCAGCAACGCAGGCAACCGGCAAGCGACGCCGGGATCGCTAAACTTCTATCTCACCAAACTCGCTCGTTTAGGTGGTTACCTTGCAAGAACATCAGATCCGCCACCGGGAAATACGGTCGTCTGGCGCGGCCTCAGCCGGCTGACAGACGTTCGCCTCGGAACCGAAATGGCGGCCACACTCAGATGTGGGTAA
- a CDS encoding transcriptional regulator — MRTLVIRLSSIADAKARFVNAGQKALEGVVVPATPSVNFPSYDDMHRVLAPPRLAIVKAMAGQGPLAIREVARRVGRDVQAVHKDVTTLVNAGVLDRTDAGVEYPYDQLHFEFDVKSAA; from the coding sequence ATGAGGACGCTCGTCATCAGACTAAGCTCGATTGCCGATGCCAAGGCCCGCTTCGTGAATGCGGGGCAGAAGGCATTGGAAGGCGTCGTCGTTCCCGCTACGCCGTCGGTGAATTTTCCAAGCTACGACGACATGCACAGGGTTCTTGCGCCGCCGCGGCTTGCGATCGTGAAGGCGATGGCAGGGCAGGGGCCGCTGGCGATACGGGAAGTCGCCCGACGTGTCGGCCGGGACGTGCAGGCCGTCCATAAGGACGTGACGACGCTTGTCAACGCGGGTGTCCTGGACCGGACTGACGCCGGCGTCGAATACCCCTATGACCAGCTTCATTTCGAGTTCGATGTGAAGTCGGCCGCCTGA
- a CDS encoding toxin-antitoxin system TumE family protein has protein sequence MGDVIKNNKEAVLIEKSRTVVSDTAFFETVLWHVPIPVPGSNHHFKYRLALIVNGECVMRYDNERGKGDHRHLGYIEEPIVTTLEALFDAFQADMERILA, from the coding sequence ATGGGTGATGTTATTAAAAACAACAAGGAAGCCGTGCTGATCGAAAAATCCAGAACCGTCGTCAGCGATACGGCATTTTTCGAAACGGTTCTGTGGCATGTGCCGATACCCGTGCCCGGCAGCAACCACCATTTCAAATATCGTCTGGCGCTGATCGTCAACGGCGAGTGCGTCATGCGTTATGACAATGAGCGCGGCAAGGGCGATCATCGCCATCTCGGTTATATCGAGGAACCGATAGTCACAACGCTGGAAGCATTGTTCGATGCGTTTCAGGCGGACATGGAAAGGATACTCGCATGA
- a CDS encoding cytochrome P450, translating into MSGQSLPTLPMWRVNHIEPSPEMLALRANGPIHRVRFPSGHEGWWVTGYEEAKAVLSDAAFRPSGMPAAAFTPATVILGSPGWLGSHEGSEHARLRTIVAPAFSNRRVKLLAQQIEAIAAQLFETLAAQPQPADLRHYLSFPLPAMVISALMGVPYEDHAFFAELSDEVMTHQHESGPRSAALLAWEELRTYIRGKMRGKRQDPGDNLLTDLLAAVDQGKATEEEAIGLAAGILVAGHESTVAQIEFGLLAMFRHPQQRERLVGDPSLVDKAVEEILRMYPPGAGWDGIMRYPRTDVTIAGVHIPAESKVLVGLPATSFDPRHFDDPEIFDIGRAEKPHLAFSYGPHYCLGEALARLELKVVFGSIFQRFPRLRLAVAPEELKLRKEIITGGFEEFPVLW; encoded by the coding sequence ATGTCCGGACAATCCTTGCCGACGCTGCCGATGTGGCGCGTCAATCACATCGAGCCCTCGCCCGAGATGTTGGCGTTACGCGCCAACGGTCCGATCCACCGCGTGCGCTTCCCGTCCGGGCACGAAGGTTGGTGGGTAACAGGCTACGAGGAAGCTAAGGCGGTATTGTCCGACGCGGCGTTCCGGCCCTCGGGAATGCCGGCGGCGGCATTCACCCCGGCTACGGTGATTCTCGGTTCGCCGGGGTGGCTGGGCTCGCACGAGGGCAGCGAGCATGCCCGGTTACGCACGATCGTGGCGCCGGCCTTCAGCAACCGCAGGGTGAAGCTGCTCGCGCAGCAAATCGAGGCGATCGCCGCGCAGTTGTTCGAGACGCTGGCGGCCCAGCCCCAGCCCGCCGACCTGCGACACTACCTCTCCTTTCCGCTTCCGGCCATGGTCATCAGCGCGCTGATGGGCGTGCCCTACGAGGATCACGCCTTTTTCGCCGAGCTGTCCGACGAAGTGATGACGCACCAGCATGAAAGCGGCCCGCGTAGCGCGGCGCTCCTGGCCTGGGAAGAATTGCGCACCTACATTCGCGGCAAGATGCGAGGCAAGCGCCAGGATCCGGGCGACAACCTGCTGACGGATCTGCTCGCGGCGGTCGACCAGGGCAAGGCGACCGAGGAAGAGGCGATCGGCTTGGCCGCGGGCATACTAGTGGCGGGGCACGAGAGCACCGTCGCACAGATCGAATTCGGCCTGCTGGCCATGTTCCGCCATCCGCAACAGCGCGAACGCCTGGTCGGCGATCCATCCCTCGTGGACAAGGCGGTGGAGGAAATCCTGCGCATGTACCCGCCGGGCGCGGGCTGGGACGGCATCATGCGCTATCCGAGGACCGACGTGACCATCGCGGGCGTGCATATTCCCGCGGAGAGCAAGGTCCTGGTCGGCCTGCCGGCGACGTCGTTCGATCCACGCCATTTCGACGACCCGGAAATCTTCGACATCGGACGCGCCGAAAAACCGCACTTGGCGTTCTCCTACGGGCCGCACTACTGCCTCGGCGAGGCGCTTGCCAGGCTGGAACTCAAGGTGGTGTTCGGTTCGATCTTCCAGCGCTTCCCGAGGCTGCGCCTGGCCGTGGCGCCCGAAGAACTGAAGTTGCGCAAGGAGATCATCACTGGCGGGTTCGAGGAGTTTCCGGTGCTCTGGTGA